A single region of the Candidatus Eisenbacteria bacterium genome encodes:
- the rpmI gene encoding 50S ribosomal protein L35 codes for MPKMKTNRAAAKRFKRTGSGKVKRAHAFARHHLGLKSRKRKRKLHQSAITEPTERRHIQKLLPYGG; via the coding sequence ATGCCCAAGATGAAGACCAACCGTGCGGCCGCGAAGCGCTTCAAGCGCACGGGAAGCGGAAAGGTGAAGCGCGCGCACGCGTTCGCGCGGCATCACCTGGGACTGAAGAGCCGGAAACGCAAGCGCAAGCTCCACCAGTCCGCCATCACGGAGCCGACCGAGCGGCGCCACATCCAGAAGCTCTTGCCGTACGGCGGCTAG